Below is a genomic region from Streptomyces sp. NBC_00461.
CATCTGGCGTTCGGGCACGGCATCCACCGTTGCCTCGGGGCCCCGCTGGCCAGGCTCGAACTCGCCGTGGCCGTCGAGGAGTTGACCCGCCGCTTTCCCGGCGCCCGGCTCGCCGTACCGGAGCAGGAGCTGTGCTGGCGGCTGGGCGACGTGAACCACAACCTGCTGGCCCTTCCCGTCCACCTGCACCCCCAGGAGCACTCATGACCACCGAGCAACTCCCCACGACCAGCCGCGAGATCCGGCTCGCCTCCTACCCGCGGGGTCCCGTCACCCTGGACCACTTCGAGCCCGGCGAGACGCCGCTCGGCGAGCCGGCCGAGGGCTACGTCGTGGTCCGCAACGACTGGATGACCCTGGGCTCCGTCGCCCGCGACCAGATGAACCCGGACACGAAACTGCCGATCCCGGTGTTCCAGCCGGGTGTGGCCATGTGGGGCCGCACCGTGGGCACGGTGGTCAGGTCGGGCAGCCCGCTGCACGCGGTCGGTGACCTGGTCGAGCACTTCAACGGGTGGCGCGAGTACGCCGTCGGCACCGCCCACGAGTTCTTCCCGCGGGACCGCTCACTGCTGCCGGGGCCCGAGTACTTCCTGTCCCAGGGCCCGACCGCCTGGCACGGCATGGTCGGCACCGCCCGGGTCGCCGAGGGCGACGTGGTGTTCGTGTCCGGGGCCACCAACGGCGTCGGCGCCCTGGCCGGACAGATCGCCAAGTTGAAGGGCGCCGCACGGGTCATCGGCAGCACCGGCTCCAAGGAGAAGATCGACTTCCTGGTGGACGAACTGGGCTTCGACGCCGCCTTCGACCACCACGAGGGCCCGGTGGCCGAGCAGTTGGCCGAGCTCGCCCCCGACGGGGTGAACGTGGTCTTCGACAACGTCGGCGGCGAGCAGTTCGAGGCGGCGGTCCAGGTCGCGGCCCCGGGCGCGAGGTTCGCGCTGTGCGGCGCGCTGGCCGGGCAGCACGGCTCGGACGACGGCGGCCGCCCCCGGCTCGCGCTGATGTCGGCCATCACCAAGTCGCTGACCCTGCGCGGCTTCGCGACGCTCCACACTCCCGACCAGATCGACGAGTGGAACGACCGGTTCGGCGCCTGGCTGCGCGAGGGGCGGATCGTCTTTCCGCACACGGTCGTCGAGGGCGGAGTGGCCGCCCTGCCGGAGACCTTCGTGGCGCTGCTGGAACGCAAGTACAGCGGCACGGTCGTGGTGAAGCTGTCCTGACGGGGAGAGGCGGAGGCGGGATGACGACCGTACTGGACCGACGTACGCTCAACAGGGCTTTGCTGGCACGGCAGTTGCTCCTGGAGCGGCATCCCGTGTCCGCCTCCGCCGCCCTGGAGCACCTGGTCGGCATGCAGGCACAGGCGCCCGACCCGCCCTACATCGGCCTGTGGACCCGGCTGGCCGGCTTCGCCGCCGAGGACCTCGCGGGTCTGATCCGGGGGCGCGAGGCCGTGCGGCTCGTCCTGATGCGCGGCACCCTCCACCTGGTCACCGCACACGACTGCCTGACCCTGCGGCCCGTGCTGCAGGGCGCGCTGGACCGGCAGCTGACCGGCGCCTTCGGCCGCAAGCTCGGCGGTCTCGACCTGGACGAGGTCAGCGCCTACGGACGCAAGCTGTGCGAGGCCGAGCCGCTCACCGTGGGCGGCCTCGGCGCGCTGCTCGCCGAACGCTGGCCGCAGCACGAGCCGTTCGCGCTGGCCAACGTGGTGCGCAACCGCGTGCCGCTGGTGCAACTGCCGCCGCGCGGGCTGTGGGGCGTCGGGGGTCAGGCCGTGCACGGCACGGCCGAGTCATGGCTGGGCCGCCCACCGGCCACGGACACCGCACCGGACGCCCTGGTCGAGCGCTATCTGGCGGCCTTCGGGCCGGCCACCGTCAAGGACATCCAGGCGTGGTCCGGACTCACCAGGATCGGGGCGGTCGTCAAGCGGCTGCGGCCCGGCCTGAGGATGTTCCACGACGAGAACGGGGCGGAACTCTACGACGTCCCGGGCGCACCGCTGCCCGATCCCGGGACGCCGGCGCCCGTGCGGTTCCTGCCGGAGTTCGACAACATCCTGCTCGCACACGCCGACCGCACCCGCATCCTCACCGAGGAACAGCGGCGCCAGGTCTTCACCCGCAACGGGCTGATCAAGTCAACGGTGCTGGTGGACGGCTTCGTACGGGCCGTGTGGCGGATCGAGGAAGGCGACCTGGTCATCGAGCCGCTGGGCCCCCCACTGCCGGCCCGCCGGCGCACAGCGGTGGAACACGAAGGCCGCACCCTCCTCGCCTTCGCAGCCCCGAACTCGCCTGCACCTCACATCCACTGGACCTGACCCCCGCACCGGCGGACACCCGCGCCCGGGGCTCGCGCCTGGGTCCCACGTCCGGGCTTGGCACCTGGGTTCCACCTCCGGGTTCTAACGTCTGGGCTTCGCGTTCCGAGTCCGCGTCCGGGCTCCGCGGCCGGAATCCGCGCCAGGGCCCGCACCCGGGCTTCGCGGTCGGGCTTCGCGCCCCGAGTCCGAGTCGGGAGTCCGCGTCCGGGCTTCGCACCCGGGGCCCGCGCCCGGACTTCGCGTCCGCGCCCGGAGTCCGTGTTCGGATTCCGTCTCCGGAGTCCGCATCCTGCGGCCCGCGGCCGAGCCCCTGCTCGCCCCGGACTCGACCATCGCCCAAGACGCACCCGCTGTACTGGCGCCCTCGGACCGAACCAGAGAGGGAACCGCCATGCCGGAGAAGCCCTTTGCGGAGCACACCGTCGTCGTCACGGGAGGCGGCACCGGCATCGGCCGGGCCGCCGCCCTGTCGTTCGCGGAGCTCGGCGCACGCACCGTGATCGTCACCGGCCGCCGCAAGGATCGGCTCGCCGAGGTCGCCGCCCTGCACGACGCGATCGTGCCGGTGGGCGCCGATGTGACCACCGAGTCGGGCGCCCAGGCCGTCGCCGACGCGGTGGGGGAGCGGGGCGGAGCCCTGGACGTCCTCGTGCACAACGCGGGGATCTTCCGCTTCAGTCCGCTGACGGCGCTCGACACGACCGTCGCCCGGGACGTCGTCGACACCAACGTCCTCGGGCCGCTGCTGCTCACCGCACATCTGCTGCCCCTGCTGCGCTCGTCCGGCAGCATCGTCCTGGTCTCCAGCCGCGGCGGGCACACCCCGGGCCCGGACAGCTCCGTGTACTCGGCGAGCAAGGCGGCCGTGCACAGCTTCACCCGGAGCTGGGCGGCCGAACTGGCCCCGCGCGGTATCCGTGTCAACGCCGTCGCCCCCGGCTTCGTACGCACCGAGGCCTACGCGGCCAACGGCCTCGGCCCGAAGCAGGTCGAGGGCCTCTTCGCGGGCGTCGCCGCCACCGTCCCGCTGGGCCGGATCGGTGAGCCCGAGGACGTCGCGCAGTGGATCACCCGTCTCGCGGACCCCGCGAACGCGCTGGTCACCGGCCAGATCATCACGGTCGACGGCGGCCTGGACATCACCGCCCGCTAGGCACGGGCACGTCAGAACGCATCCACTCCTGCTCGCGAAAGGACCCACCGTGACCACCAGTGCCACCGAGGCGGACGCGCCGGCCGAGGCCAGGACCTTCCCGTACCCGCGCACCTGCCCGTTCAGCCCGCCCGCCGAGTACACGGAGATGGCCGACAAGGACGTCTCACAGGTCACCCTGACGGGATCGGGTCTGCGCATATGGACGGTGACGGGCTATCAGACGATCCGTGAGCTGCTCACCGACCCGCGGGTCAGCGCCTCCCGCAAGCACGACAACTTCCCGTTCTACTTCATCGCCCCGCCCGAGTACCGCACGGAGACGTCGTTCATCGGCTACGACGGCAAGGAGCACAGCTCCACGCGGCGCAGGGCGGCGCTGACGTTCACCAACCGTCAGGTGCGGCGGCTGCGGCCGCGCATCGAGGAGATCGTCGACGAGCACATCGACAAGCTCCTCGCCCTGCAGCCGCCGGCCGACTTCCACCGGGTGTTCTCCCTCGCCGTCCCCATGACGGTGATCTGCGAACTGCTGGGCATCCCGCAGGACCAGCACGACTTCTTCATCAAGCACGGCACGGCGCTGCTCGGCGGGCACAGCTCCACCGAGGAGCGGCAGGCCGCGATCGTCGAGGTCAACGCGTATGTCAGCGACCTGATCCAGCTCAAGCGGCGCGAGCCGGGCGAGGACCTGCTGAGCCGGGCCATGGCCGACTACGAGGCGTCCGGCGAGGAGTACACCGACCGCGACCTGTTCAACATGGTGCGGCTGCTGATGAACGGCGGCCACGAGACCACCGCCAGCCAGATCTCGCTCGGCACGGCCTGCCTCCTGGAGAACCCCGACCAGCTCCGGCTCCTCCTGGACGACCCGTCGCTGGTGAAGCCGGCCGTCGAGGAGCTGGTGCGCTACGCGACCATCGGCGACACGGCCGTGCCGCGCGTCGCCCTGGCGGACATCGAGATCGGCGGCCAGGTCATCCGCAAGGGCGACGGCATCCTGTGCCTGGGGCTCGCCGCCAACCGCGACCCGGAGGTCTTCCCCGAGCCGCAGAAGCTCGACATCACCCGCGGCAGCCGCAAGCACCTGGGCTTCGGACACGGTGTGCACCACTGCATCGGCGCGGACCTGGCCCGGCTGGAGCTGGAGATCGTGTGGAGCAAGCTGTTCCAGCGCGTTCCGACACTCCGGCTGGCCAAGCCGTTCCTGGAGATCCCGCGCAAGGAGGGCGCCGTCATCTACGGCCTGTGGGAGCTGCCCGTCACATGGTGACGTGAGCGGCGTCCGTGCGGATCTCCCGTACGACGACGAAGGGGCCCGGTACCGCATTCG
It encodes:
- a CDS encoding winged helix DNA-binding domain-containing protein, whose translation is MTTVLDRRTLNRALLARQLLLERHPVSASAALEHLVGMQAQAPDPPYIGLWTRLAGFAAEDLAGLIRGREAVRLVLMRGTLHLVTAHDCLTLRPVLQGALDRQLTGAFGRKLGGLDLDEVSAYGRKLCEAEPLTVGGLGALLAERWPQHEPFALANVVRNRVPLVQLPPRGLWGVGGQAVHGTAESWLGRPPATDTAPDALVERYLAAFGPATVKDIQAWSGLTRIGAVVKRLRPGLRMFHDENGAELYDVPGAPLPDPGTPAPVRFLPEFDNILLAHADRTRILTEEQRRQVFTRNGLIKSTVLVDGFVRAVWRIEEGDLVIEPLGPPLPARRRTAVEHEGRTLLAFAAPNSPAPHIHWT
- a CDS encoding cytochrome P450 — protein: MTTSATEADAPAEARTFPYPRTCPFSPPAEYTEMADKDVSQVTLTGSGLRIWTVTGYQTIRELLTDPRVSASRKHDNFPFYFIAPPEYRTETSFIGYDGKEHSSTRRRAALTFTNRQVRRLRPRIEEIVDEHIDKLLALQPPADFHRVFSLAVPMTVICELLGIPQDQHDFFIKHGTALLGGHSSTEERQAAIVEVNAYVSDLIQLKRREPGEDLLSRAMADYEASGEEYTDRDLFNMVRLLMNGGHETTASQISLGTACLLENPDQLRLLLDDPSLVKPAVEELVRYATIGDTAVPRVALADIEIGGQVIRKGDGILCLGLAANRDPEVFPEPQKLDITRGSRKHLGFGHGVHHCIGADLARLELEIVWSKLFQRVPTLRLAKPFLEIPRKEGAVIYGLWELPVTW
- a CDS encoding MDR family NADP-dependent oxidoreductase, whose product is MTTEQLPTTSREIRLASYPRGPVTLDHFEPGETPLGEPAEGYVVVRNDWMTLGSVARDQMNPDTKLPIPVFQPGVAMWGRTVGTVVRSGSPLHAVGDLVEHFNGWREYAVGTAHEFFPRDRSLLPGPEYFLSQGPTAWHGMVGTARVAEGDVVFVSGATNGVGALAGQIAKLKGAARVIGSTGSKEKIDFLVDELGFDAAFDHHEGPVAEQLAELAPDGVNVVFDNVGGEQFEAAVQVAAPGARFALCGALAGQHGSDDGGRPRLALMSAITKSLTLRGFATLHTPDQIDEWNDRFGAWLREGRIVFPHTVVEGGVAALPETFVALLERKYSGTVVVKLS
- a CDS encoding SDR family NAD(P)-dependent oxidoreductase; this encodes MPEKPFAEHTVVVTGGGTGIGRAAALSFAELGARTVIVTGRRKDRLAEVAALHDAIVPVGADVTTESGAQAVADAVGERGGALDVLVHNAGIFRFSPLTALDTTVARDVVDTNVLGPLLLTAHLLPLLRSSGSIVLVSSRGGHTPGPDSSVYSASKAAVHSFTRSWAAELAPRGIRVNAVAPGFVRTEAYAANGLGPKQVEGLFAGVAATVPLGRIGEPEDVAQWITRLADPANALVTGQIITVDGGLDITAR